The region CATCGCTCATGTAGTCTTCTTCACCCGGCCCCACGAACTCGTACTTTTCGATATCGCCATCGTCGGTATTTTTGACGGTGACACGTGTTCCGAATGCGACAACCCCTTTAGGAAGGGTGGATTTGTCGACGATGTAGCAGCTCGCCAGCTTCGACTTGAGAGAGTTAATCCGCGCCTGCAAACGCCCCTGCTCTTCGCGCTGGCCGTGATATTCGGCGTTTTCTTTCAGATCCCCCTCAGCGCGCGCCTCGGCAATCGCCTCAGCGATTTTGGGCATGTCGTCGTGCTC is a window of Planctopirus limnophila DSM 3776 DNA encoding:
- the greA gene encoding transcription elongation factor GreA, translating into MMELQPISREGYDKLKEEIRKLEHDDMPKIAEAIAEARAEGDLKENAEYHGQREEQGRLQARINSLKSKLASCYIVDKSTLPKGVVAFGTRVTVKNTDDGDIEKYEFVGPGEEDYMSDVMKILTTSPLASALLGKKVNDKVSIQVPRGTINYEITEIEELA